In Reichenbachiella agarivorans, one genomic interval encodes:
- a CDS encoding Spy/CpxP family protein refolding chaperone, giving the protein MKQIVMITALLCLGTGLMAQGQKGSKQGPPPEMSIEEITKELSLTDDQVTQWEEIHKKYPKPSSGQRPSKETMEAMTQEIEAILTDEQIEKFTAMREKSKKQGPPRN; this is encoded by the coding sequence ATGAAACAAATAGTAATGATCACAGCCCTATTGTGTCTTGGTACTGGACTGATGGCTCAAGGACAAAAAGGTAGTAAACAAGGCCCTCCACCTGAAATGAGCATAGAGGAAATCACAAAAGAATTGAGTTTGACAGACGACCAAGTGACACAATGGGAAGAGATTCATAAAAAGTATCCCAAACCATCATCTGGACAAAGACCATCAAAGGAAACTATGGAGGCAATGACTCAAGAAATTGAAGCGATATTAACCGATGAACAAATAGAAAAATTCACTGCTATGAGAGAAAAATCCAAGAAGCAGGGTCCTCCAAGAAACTAA
- a CDS encoding thioredoxin family protein gives MLRKILATFLILFVFASIGFLFWQQELQYILPTPIPADYKIVPVNEVLSINDSSLTPQHKPRFYHFFKPTCPCSRFNVKYFNILRRNYESQVDFIVVLPEGSDYQEALDYFDKDQVLTIDQDMRLAHEFGVYSTPQAVIVTADQKLYYRGNYNKARYCTDPGSNFAQMAMDSLIQHRQAPDFGLLSTVSYGCGLPNEDFNIWTLNL, from the coding sequence ATGCTCAGAAAAATACTTGCCACATTTTTAATACTATTTGTTTTTGCTTCTATCGGCTTCTTGTTTTGGCAACAAGAGTTGCAATACATCTTGCCTACTCCCATTCCTGCCGACTACAAAATTGTGCCCGTCAATGAAGTATTATCCATCAATGACAGCAGTCTGACTCCTCAGCACAAACCAAGATTCTATCATTTTTTCAAACCAACCTGTCCGTGTTCCCGCTTTAACGTCAAGTATTTCAATATACTCCGTCGCAATTACGAATCCCAAGTAGACTTTATAGTTGTCCTACCAGAGGGGAGTGATTATCAAGAAGCTCTAGACTACTTTGACAAAGATCAGGTGCTCACCATAGACCAAGACATGAGGCTGGCACATGAGTTTGGCGTGTATTCTACCCCTCAGGCGGTGATTGTGACAGCAGACCAAAAACTTTATTATCGTGGCAACTACAACAAAGCCAGATACTGCACAGATCCAGGTAGCAATTTTGCGCAAATGGCCATGGATTCACTCATTCAGCATCGTCAGGCGCCAGATTTTGGACTTTTGTCTACTGTATCTTATGGCTGTGGCTTGCCCAACGAAGATTTTAACATTTGGACACTAAACCTTTAA
- a CDS encoding vanadium-dependent haloperoxidase: MNRLLHTAIIIAILLTSCTSDQKEEAYVPMGQDNIAYKWGKIALEATANDTDMFKPRPTITSRFLGLIFTSIFDAWTRYDEKATPVYLTGVERRPLEELTTKNKEIAISYAAYRALSEYYYSDSTMYREFMISMGLDPYNVSMDPTTPEGIGNLAAKAVIDARRNDGSNQYGELSADGKPYWDYTQYSPVNSVDENVDLIRWQPKYFKDSEGKQFAPSCLTPYWQLVKPLMLDSSSQYRPGPPPAIGSEQLAAEVKEVIDLQANLTDEHRALVEFMRDGPKSVQQAGHWLLFAQQVSVRDHHTLDDDVKMYFYVESVAMDGFIACWDAKMHYDFARPFALVHDYYQDQVIKAWGGPGIGMTEMKGQDWRPYSPDSFLCPPFPSYVSGHSTISGGCAEALRLFTGKDEFGSSVKLVPGIMTEPENLGDTVTLHFPTFTKAGEMAGISRVMGGYHIQADNIEGLNLGRNIAQDIWKKYQKLIGEYANIDESQAGI; the protein is encoded by the coding sequence ATGAATAGACTATTACACACTGCGATCATCATCGCTATCCTGCTGACTTCCTGTACCTCAGACCAAAAAGAAGAAGCTTACGTCCCCATGGGACAAGATAATATTGCCTACAAGTGGGGAAAAATCGCTTTGGAAGCTACTGCCAATGACACAGATATGTTCAAACCAAGGCCCACTATCACCAGCCGCTTTTTAGGTTTGATTTTCACCTCCATCTTCGACGCATGGACACGCTACGACGAAAAAGCTACGCCAGTGTATTTGACAGGAGTAGAAAGAAGGCCTCTGGAAGAATTAACCACTAAAAACAAAGAAATAGCCATCAGCTATGCAGCCTATAGAGCCTTGTCAGAATATTACTACTCAGACTCTACCATGTATCGTGAGTTTATGATCTCTATGGGACTTGACCCATACAATGTCTCAATGGATCCTACTACTCCCGAAGGCATAGGCAATCTAGCAGCCAAAGCGGTCATCGATGCAAGAAGAAATGATGGATCGAATCAATACGGCGAACTGTCAGCAGATGGCAAACCGTACTGGGACTATACACAGTACAGCCCAGTCAACAGCGTAGACGAAAATGTAGATTTGATCAGATGGCAGCCAAAATATTTCAAAGACAGCGAAGGCAAGCAATTTGCCCCGAGCTGTCTGACTCCTTACTGGCAATTGGTCAAGCCATTGATGTTGGATTCATCTAGTCAATACCGTCCAGGTCCTCCTCCAGCGATAGGTTCAGAGCAACTTGCCGCGGAAGTCAAAGAAGTCATTGATCTACAAGCGAACCTAACCGACGAGCATAGAGCGTTGGTAGAGTTCATGAGAGACGGACCTAAATCTGTACAACAAGCAGGTCACTGGCTTCTCTTTGCTCAACAAGTATCGGTCCGTGACCACCATACACTGGACGATGATGTCAAAATGTACTTCTATGTAGAATCTGTTGCCATGGATGGTTTCATTGCCTGCTGGGATGCAAAAATGCACTACGATTTTGCTAGACCCTTTGCTCTTGTGCATGACTACTACCAAGATCAAGTCATCAAAGCATGGGGAGGTCCTGGAATAGGGATGACAGAGATGAAAGGTCAAGATTGGAGACCTTACTCTCCCGATTCATTTCTTTGCCCTCCCTTTCCGAGCTATGTCTCAGGACACAGTACGATCAGCGGCGGATGCGCCGAGGCTTTGCGCCTATTCACTGGCAAGGATGAATTTGGATCATCAGTCAAGCTAGTCCCTGGTATCATGACCGAGCCAGAAAATTTGGGAGATACGGTGACGCTACACTTTCCCACTTTCACCAAAGCAGGTGAAATGGCTGGTATTTCAAGAGTAATGGGAGGCTACCATATCCAAGCAGACAATATAGAAGGATTGAACCTAGGACGAAACATCGCACAAGACATCTGGAAAAAGTATCAAAAACTTATCGGTGAGTATGCCAATATAGATGAATCACAAGCAGGAATTTGA
- a CDS encoding YHYH protein — MKNKQIVIKTIPLLILLFLSYSFIACQNDDIHANDDSDENTVTELHAAFAEFDTNETDIYIDGTQIVIETTGRPNHSSVYWGKTNALYKEEPTVSLTPSLIPNYNADATLRVSANPQLASQSTSTSLGAIGIAVSGAAIFNDQEGNGALNEAASSLDYSGGHIGPAEYHYHLEPAAWSYDDDVLIGIIADGFFIYGRKCHATETYPTDLDESGGHTSVTQHTDVAEYHYHIKNELYLNQYYILFPGEYMGTPNAIN; from the coding sequence ATGAAAAACAAACAGATAGTTATCAAGACAATTCCTCTGCTCATATTGTTGTTCCTCTCCTACTCGTTCATTGCATGTCAAAATGATGATATACATGCAAATGATGATAGCGATGAAAACACAGTCACAGAACTGCATGCTGCTTTTGCTGAATTTGACACTAACGAGACTGACATCTACATAGATGGGACTCAAATAGTCATCGAGACGACAGGTCGTCCTAACCATAGCTCTGTATATTGGGGAAAAACCAATGCGCTCTACAAAGAAGAACCTACGGTAAGTTTGACTCCTTCATTGATTCCCAACTATAATGCCGACGCAACCTTGAGAGTATCTGCTAATCCTCAATTGGCCAGTCAATCAACGTCAACTTCACTAGGAGCCATCGGCATTGCCGTTAGTGGAGCTGCCATTTTCAATGATCAAGAAGGAAATGGTGCTTTGAATGAAGCTGCATCAAGTCTCGATTATTCAGGCGGGCATATTGGTCCAGCCGAGTATCATTATCACCTTGAGCCTGCAGCTTGGTCATATGATGATGATGTCCTCATTGGAATCATAGCGGATGGATTTTTCATCTATGGTAGAAAATGCCATGCAACTGAAACATATCCAACTGACCTAGACGAATCGGGAGGACATACCAGTGTCACACAACATACTGATGTAGCAGAATATCACTATCACATAAAAAATGAGCTATACCTCAATCAATATTACATCCTCTTCCCTGGTGAATATATGGGGACACCTAATGCAATTAATTAA
- a CDS encoding toxin-antitoxin system YwqK family antitoxin produces MILIANKGQWHYQNEPFTGYAIALYPDGSMMERTGYYHGKKEGIAKKWYPDNSIQKLSYYHQNRLNGTAKSWWKNGQMSSESQYVNGVKHGIQKKWFDNGQLARENHIIEGKEEGMQKAWLKNGKQYVNCEIKNGRIYGLKRANLCYELFEENLEIND; encoded by the coding sequence TTGATACTAATAGCTAATAAGGGACAATGGCACTACCAAAATGAACCCTTTACAGGCTATGCGATCGCGTTGTACCCTGATGGTAGCATGATGGAGAGAACAGGATACTACCATGGAAAAAAGGAAGGTATCGCCAAAAAATGGTATCCTGATAATTCTATACAAAAACTATCCTACTACCATCAAAACCGACTAAATGGAACTGCCAAATCATGGTGGAAAAATGGACAGATGAGCTCAGAGTCCCAGTATGTGAATGGTGTCAAACATGGTATACAGAAAAAATGGTTCGATAATGGTCAATTGGCACGGGAAAATCACATCATCGAGGGAAAAGAAGAGGGTATGCAAAAAGCGTGGTTAAAAAACGGAAAGCAATATGTCAACTGTGAAATAAAGAATGGACGCATCTATGGCCTTAAACGTGCCAATCTGTGCTATGAATTGTTTGAAGAAAATCTAGAAATCAATGATTAA
- a CDS encoding SCO family protein, giving the protein MINRMLALCVVMISACTQSKNNTSTTDTLPYYSEASFTPQWFSTDYELPTDFHQIPPFRLINQTGQTITEQSVEGKILIVDFFFASCPGICPKMTTNMSLLQQEYLPDTMIVLLSHSVTPDRDSVSVLRQYADNYKVIDGKWHLLTGDRTQIYELGRNHYFVEENLGRSKSPDDFLHTENFILVDQNRHIRGIYNGLNKSSLNQLIADIKILKQ; this is encoded by the coding sequence ATGATTAATCGTATGCTGGCATTATGCGTAGTAATGATCAGTGCTTGTACTCAATCCAAAAATAATACGAGCACCACTGATACTTTACCCTACTATAGTGAGGCAAGCTTCACACCACAATGGTTCAGTACTGACTATGAGCTACCTACTGATTTTCATCAGATTCCTCCTTTTAGACTCATCAATCAAACTGGTCAAACTATTACTGAGCAGAGTGTAGAAGGTAAAATTCTAATTGTTGATTTTTTCTTTGCTTCATGCCCAGGTATTTGTCCCAAGATGACCACCAATATGTCTCTATTACAACAGGAGTACTTACCCGACACCATGATTGTGCTACTGTCCCATTCAGTCACACCCGATCGGGATAGTGTATCTGTACTGAGACAGTATGCTGACAACTACAAAGTCATAGATGGAAAGTGGCACCTGCTGACTGGTGACCGCACCCAAATTTATGAGCTTGGTCGGAATCATTATTTTGTTGAAGAGAATTTAGGTAGAAGCAAATCACCCGATGATTTCCTACATACAGAAAATTTCATTCTCGTGGACCAAAACCGTCACATACGTGGCATATACAATGGACTCAACAAGTCCTCATTAAATCAATTAATAGCTGATATAAAAATTCTTAAACAATAA
- a CDS encoding doxx family protein, translating into MSVKEISDRIDFRFHQLVDRYSLVLLELSIGLTYLWFGILKFFPSSSPAEVLAADTMEIMTFHLVNTGWLIKGLATWEVLIGLSLILRFRSKYVLYLLLVHMGGTLSPMIIFPEQIFVYPPFGFTLVGQYIMKNFIIISAALVIYSKSNNR; encoded by the coding sequence ATGAGTGTCAAAGAAATATCAGACCGAATAGACTTCCGCTTTCATCAATTAGTGGATCGCTACAGCCTTGTACTGCTAGAATTATCCATTGGATTGACTTATCTCTGGTTTGGGATCTTAAAATTCTTTCCTAGCAGCAGTCCTGCAGAAGTGCTAGCAGCTGATACCATGGAGATTATGACTTTTCATCTAGTCAACACAGGCTGGCTCATCAAAGGATTAGCTACTTGGGAAGTACTGATCGGACTATCTCTGATTCTAAGGTTTAGATCTAAGTATGTCTTATATCTATTGCTTGTACACATGGGAGGGACACTTTCTCCCATGATCATTTTTCCAGAACAAATTTTTGTATATCCTCCATTCGGATTCACTCTGGTAGGGCAGTACATCATGAAGAATTTTATCATCATCAGTGCAGCACTTGTCATTTATTCAAAAAGTAATAATCGTTAA
- a CDS encoding MepB family protein has product MYPTTPHPKSPFTDLSLTDKLVFSPLGLKLQYFALESESQEYNACRFELNDKKVVYRSAKITPTKTGQFVTLWKRDPKGSIQPLDGSDTLDLIIILTKKDKNLGLFIFSKSILIEKGILNTPNKGGKRGFRVYPSWDKTTNRQAQRSQDWQSDYFIQFDILNASIPKLLRLFDLHSESSDFN; this is encoded by the coding sequence ATGTATCCAACTACGCCTCACCCTAAGTCGCCTTTCACAGACCTCTCACTCACTGACAAACTAGTATTCTCTCCTCTTGGACTGAAGTTGCAATATTTTGCTCTCGAATCCGAAAGCCAAGAATATAATGCTTGTCGCTTTGAGTTGAATGACAAAAAAGTCGTCTACCGATCTGCCAAAATCACCCCTACCAAAACGGGGCAATTCGTGACGCTCTGGAAGAGAGACCCAAAGGGGTCAATTCAACCTTTAGATGGTTCAGACACACTTGATTTGATCATTATCCTAACCAAAAAAGATAAAAATCTAGGTCTATTCATTTTCTCAAAATCTATCTTGATAGAAAAAGGAATACTCAACACTCCCAACAAAGGAGGCAAAAGAGGATTTAGGGTTTACCCCTCTTGGGATAAAACGACCAACCGACAAGCTCAAAGATCACAAGACTGGCAAAGTGATTACTTTATTCAATTCGATATACTCAATGCATCCATCCCTAAACTCCTAAGACTATTTGATTTGCATAGTGAGTCTTCAGATTTCAATTGA